The following are from one region of the Corylus avellana chromosome ca1, CavTom2PMs-1.0 genome:
- the LOC132167561 gene encoding leucine-rich repeat protein 1-like — protein sequence MVIPISLVFLVFAVAIASVDCNFEGDALYAWKTKLVDPNGVLQSWDPNLVNPCTWYHVTCNGDNSVTRVDLGNAGLSGILVPQLGALSNLQYLEVYGNNISGVIQTVIGNLTTLISLDLYQNHLSGIIPSSLGNLVSLRFLRLNSNKLSGVIPAELLQLVRLGHLMILNVSDNQLVGSVHRTNTRKFAVTTIIQDPRAQK from the exons ATGGTTATTCCAATTTCACtagtttttcttgtatttgctGTTGCAATTGCATCAGTAGATTGcaactttgaag GGGATGCTCTTTATGCCTGGAAAACCAAATTGGTAGACCCTAACGGTGTCCTTCAGAGCTGGGATCCAAATTTGGTGAATCCATGCACCTGGTATCACGTTACTTGCAACGGTGATAATAGCGTCACAAGGGT GGACCTCGGCAATGCTGGACTTTCGGGAATTCTTGTCCCTCAGCTTGGGGCCTTGTCTAATCTTCAATATTT GGAGGTGTATGGAAATAACATAAGTGGAGTTATACAAACGGTTATTGGTAACCTAACGACCCTGATTAGCTTGGACCTTTACCAGAATCATCTTTCTGGGATCATCCCATCATCTCTTGGAAACTTGGTTTCCTTAAGGTTTTT GAGATTGAACAGTAACAAGCTTAGTGGCGTAATACCAGCAGAGCTCCTTCAACTTGTTAGATTGGGGCATTTGATGATTTT GAATGTTTCAGACAACCAGCTGGTAGGGAGTGTCCACCGCACAAACACAAGAA AATTTGCAGTTACTACAATAATACAAGATCCAAGAGCTCAGAAGTAA
- the LOC132172933 gene encoding putative disease resistance RPP13-like protein 1 — translation MGGIGKTTLAQLVYKDPRVKEHFDLKAWVSVSDEFDVFRVTKTVLEGVDSSTSVESKNLNLLQVTLQDKLMGKKFLLVFDDVWNENYVDWEILSNPLKSGAQGSTIIVTTCNDGVASIMRAVSTHRLKTLLEEHCWSLFAKHAFHDGNPDARR, via the coding sequence ATGGGTGGAATTGGCAAGACCACGCTTGCTCAGCTGGTATACAAGGACCCGAGGGTGAAGGAGCATTTTGACCTGAAGGCATGGGTATCTGTTTCGGATGAGTTTGACGTATTCAGGGTAACTAAAACAGTTCTAGAGGGAGTAGATTCGTCTACAAGTGTTGAAAGTAAGAATCTAAATTTGCTTCAAGTTACACTACAAGATAAATTGATgggaaaaaaattcttacttgtTTTCGATGATGTATGGAATGAGAATTATGTTGATTGGGAGATCTTAAGTAATCCACTTAAATCTGGGGCACAAGGAAGTACAATCATTGTAACGACATGCAATGACGGTGTTGCATCAATCATGCGCGCCGTTTCAACTCATCGCCTAAAGACGTTATTGGAAGAACATTGTTGGTCACTATTTGCAAAACATGCATTCCATGATGGCAACCCTGATGCACGAAGATAG
- the LOC132172943 gene encoding putative disease resistance protein At3g14460, translating to MEEVGVDYFLDLASRSLLEQSSGSKSGCKDLTLLPRDMWKLINLRHLDISKIAIKEMPMQLKLQNVVSPTNALKACLSDREYLEELVLDWNALDTNISECQRSLLDNLRPHSNLRSLAIHNYGAKSLPDWVGHYSYSNIVSLQLKNCKLCPNLPPLGELPSLQHLSIVGFEGVVKVDRGLPVDLPSAVELEILECPQLEASLPKAPFVRKLQLRDCNEVLLKELPTKLEELKIGGFGALESFPMGMVAPINCLHVLEIEKCMKLELPTHLDFSSLERLLLDDCDSLKSFPLDLFPKLKSIDIWGCKNLISFTDSEQHGRDLAILHIAIGYCPNFVSFPKGGIRAPKLSFFYVANCESLRSLPSKMHILLPSLNVFQIFDCPRVQSFPEGGLTSNVVNMGWGLQKLPSLKDLRIGGKYEDVVSFPEPGLLPSGLTYLCIDEFPNMKSWDNKGLQHLTSLQHLRVMNCPKLNCMPEEGLLTSLSVIEIKVCPLLRKQWQSKKGKERRKIPNVDHILIDDEEYIG from the exons ATGGAAGAGGTTGGTGTAGATTACTTCCTTGATTTGGCATCAAGATCATTGCTGGAACAATCAAGTGGCAGTAAATCAG GTTGTAAAGATCTCACTCTATTACCAAGAGATATGTGGAAACTCATTAACTTACGCCATCTTGATATTAGCAAAATTGCCATAAAGGAGATGCCAATGCAGCTGA AGCTCCAAAACGTTGTATCTCCTACAAATGCTCTAAAAGCATGCTTGAGTGATAGGGAGTATCTTGAGGAGTTGGTGTTGGATTGGAATGCATTGGATACTAATATTTCAGAATGTCAAAGATCTTTACTTGACAATCTCCGACCCCATAGTAACTTGAGAAGTCTCGCTATCCATAACTATGGCGCCAAAAGTCTTCCAGATTGGGTTGGGCATTATTCGTACTCTAATATAGTGTCTCTTCaactaaaaaattgtaaactttGTCCCAACTTGCCACCACTTGGAGAGCTACCCTCTTTGCAGCACCTCTCTATTGTCGGGTTTGAAGGAGTTGTTAAAGTGGATC GAGGGCTACCAGTTGATCTTCCATCTGCAGTCGAACTAGAGATTCTGGAATGTCCGCAGCTGGAGGCTTCACTCCCAAAGGCTCCTTTTGTACGAAAATTACAGTTAAGAGATTGTAATGAGGTTCTGTTAAAGGAATTGCCAACTAAATTGGAGGAGCTCAAAATTGGAGGATTTGGGGCACTAGAATCCTTTCCCATGGGAATGGTGGCCCCCATCAACTGTCTTCATGTGTTAGAAATCGAGAAATGTATGAAGTTAGAGCTCCCAACACACTTAGACTTTTCATCCCTTGAAAGATTGTTGTTGGACGATTGTGATTCCCTCAAGTCATTTCCATTAGATTTATTTCCAAAGCTTAAATCTATCGATATCTGGGGGTGTAAGAACCTGATATCTTTTACAGATTCAGAACAACATGGACGTGATTTAGCGATCTTGCATATTGCCATCGGATATTGCCCtaattttgtatcttttccaAAAGGAGGAATTCGTGCCCCCAAactttcattcttttatgtCGCTAATTGTGAAAGTCTAAGGTCACTGCCATCGAAGATGCATATACTCCTCCCTTCTCTTAATGTTTTTCAGATATTTGATTGTCCAAGAGTTCAGTCGTTTCCCGAAGGGGGCTTGACTTCCAATGTTGTAAATATGGGTTGGGGTTTGCAAAAACTCCCGTCTCTTAAAGATTTGAGGATCGGTGGCAAATATGAAGATGTGGTATCTTTTCCAGAGCCAGGGTTGCTGCCTTCGGGTCTGACTTATCTTTGTATCGATGAATTTCCAAATATGAAATCTTGGGACAACAAAGGGCTTCAACACCTCACCTCTCTTCAACATTTGAGGGTCATGAACTGCCCTAAGCTCAATTGCATGCCAGAAGAGGGGTTGCTTACTTCCCTTTCTGTAATAGAGATCAAAGTATGCCCTTTGTTGAGGAAACAGTGGCAaagcaagaaaggaaaagaacgGCGAAAAATTCCTAACGTCGATCACATATTGATTGATGATGAAGAATATATTGGATGA
- the LOC132167450 gene encoding leucine-rich repeat protein 1-like: protein MVTPISLVFLVFAVAIASVDCNFEGDALYAWKTKLVDPNGVLQSWDPNLVNPCTWYHVTCDNDNSVTRVDLGNAGLSGILVPQLGALSNLQYLEVYGNNISGVIQTVIGNLTTLISLDLYQNHLSGIIPSSLGNLVSLRFLRLNSNKLSGVIPAELLQLVRLGNLMILNVSDNQLVGSVHRTNTRKFAVTTIIQDPRAQK, encoded by the exons ATGGTTACTCCAATTTCACtagtttttcttgtatttgctGTTGCAATTGCATCAGTAGATTGcaactttgaag GGGATGCTCTGTATGCCTGGAAAACCAAATTGGTAGACCCCAACGGTGTCCTTCAGAGCTGGGATCCAAATTTGGTGAATCCATGCACCTGGTATCACGTTACTTGCGACAATGATAATAGCGTCACAAGGGT GGACCTCGGCAATGCTGGACTTTCGGGAATTCTTGTCCCTCAGCTTGGGGCCTTGTCTAATCTTCAATATTT GGAGGTGTATGGAAATAACATAAGTGGAGTTATACAAACGGTTATTGGTAACCTAACGACCCTGATTAGCTTGGACCTTTACCAGAATCATCTTTCTGGGATCATCCCATCATCTCTTGGAAACTTGGTTTCCTTAAGGTTTTT GAGATTGAACAGTAACAAGCTTAGTGGCGTAATACCAGCAGAGCTCCTTCAACTTGTTAGATTGGGGAATTTGATGATTTT GAATGTTTCAGACAACCAGCTGGTAGGGAGTGTCCATCGCACAAACACAAGAA AATTTGCAGTTACTACAATAATACAAGATCCAAGAGCTCAGAAGTAA